The following proteins are co-located in the Brevibacillus laterosporus DSM 25 genome:
- a CDS encoding arsenate reductase family protein: protein MTNAPNIRLYSYAKCSTCRKAKQWLDTNEVTYEEIPIVDTPPSKEELRQIWQNSGVDIRKLFNTSGQFYRELNLKEKLPTMSEDEMLELLASNGKLIKRPLITNGTKTTLGFKEQTLEEMWGK, encoded by the coding sequence TTGACAAACGCACCAAATATTCGTTTGTATAGTTACGCAAAATGCAGTACATGTCGTAAAGCTAAACAATGGCTGGATACCAATGAGGTTACATATGAAGAGATTCCAATTGTAGATACTCCACCATCGAAAGAGGAATTACGACAAATCTGGCAAAATAGTGGAGTTGATATTCGTAAATTATTCAATACCAGCGGTCAATTCTATCGTGAGTTGAACTTGAAAGAAAAGCTGCCAACAATGTCAGAGGACGAGATGCTAGAGTTACTGGCATCCAATGGTAAACTCATTAAGCGACCTCTTATAACAAATGGTACGAAGACAACACTAGGTTTTAAAGAACAAACATTGGAAGAAATGTGGGGCAAATAG
- a CDS encoding response regulator transcription factor — protein sequence MKVLLLEDEESIRGFVRIQFKRNGFEVLEAETGEKALEIAKKEPDIAIAVLDVMLPGISGLEVCQELRKMYPQLGIIMLTAKAQEVNKIEGLNIGADDYITKPFSAAELIARMNSLKRRVETVPSTVKPGELITTGPFTLRLTDRKMIKNEQEIDCTPKEFAIIQLLMEQKDRAVSRDDILNEVWGKHYIGDLKVVDVNIRRIRQKIEDDPSKPKYLETVWGFGYQWKEGT from the coding sequence ATGAAAGTATTATTACTGGAAGATGAAGAATCCATCCGTGGATTTGTAAGAATTCAATTTAAACGAAATGGTTTTGAAGTGTTAGAGGCGGAGACAGGGGAAAAGGCCTTGGAAATTGCTAAGAAGGAGCCTGACATCGCGATAGCCGTATTAGATGTAATGCTCCCGGGAATCAGTGGTCTAGAGGTCTGTCAAGAATTACGGAAGATGTACCCGCAATTGGGGATTATTATGTTGACTGCTAAAGCTCAAGAAGTAAATAAAATAGAGGGATTAAATATAGGAGCAGATGATTACATTACAAAACCCTTCAGCGCCGCTGAGCTGATTGCTCGAATGAATTCACTTAAACGACGGGTAGAAACGGTACCTTCCACGGTAAAACCAGGTGAATTGATTACTACAGGTCCATTTACCCTGCGATTGACGGATAGAAAAATGATTAAAAACGAGCAAGAAATAGATTGCACGCCTAAGGAATTTGCTATTATCCAATTATTAATGGAACAAAAGGATCGTGCAGTCAGTCGCGATGACATCTTAAATGAAGTTTGGGGAAAACATTATATTGGGGATTTAAAAGTAGTAGATGTCAACATTAGACGCATTCGCCAGAAAATCGAGGATGATCCATCAAAACCGAAATATCTGGAGACAGTCTGGGGATTTGGTTATCAGTGGAAAGAAGGAACTTAG
- a CDS encoding peroxiredoxin: MAQRIIGLQAPDFSMETVSGDGKEFGRVSLSDYKGKWLVLFFYPLDFTFVCPTEIIALSDAYEDFKDLDAEVLGVSVDSVHSHKAWINTPRDQNGLGGLNYPLAADFNKTVARSFGVLDEESGAAYRGLFIIDPEGVVKYQVVTDMNVGRSNDETLRVLQALQSGGLCAANWRPGQAHLKG, encoded by the coding sequence ATGGCACAACGTATTATTGGTCTTCAAGCTCCTGATTTTTCAATGGAAACAGTATCCGGTGACGGAAAAGAATTCGGTCGTGTTTCCCTTTCTGATTATAAAGGTAAATGGTTGGTATTGTTCTTCTATCCATTAGATTTCACTTTTGTATGCCCAACTGAAATTATCGCTTTGAGCGATGCATACGAAGATTTCAAAGATTTAGATGCAGAAGTACTAGGTGTATCTGTTGACTCTGTACATTCTCACAAAGCTTGGATCAACACTCCACGCGACCAAAATGGTCTTGGTGGTTTGAACTATCCACTTGCTGCTGACTTTAACAAAACAGTTGCTCGTTCTTTCGGTGTGTTGGATGAAGAATCCGGTGCAGCTTACCGTGGTCTATTTATCATCGATCCAGAAGGCGTTGTTAAATACCAAGTAGTAACTGATATGAACGTAGGACGTTCTAACGACGAAACTCTACGTGTTCTTCAAGCTCTACAATCCGGCGGACTTTGCGCAGCTAACTGGCGTCCAGGCCAAGCTCATCTAAAAGGATAA
- a CDS encoding recombinase zinc beta ribbon domain-containing protein: MLTYSLRKETWCSIESPNVSKSKKIVKSNDPIIVENCHEPIIDNDTFLRANEIMKKRNKQQTVSNRAKYPLTGISFCAKCGGAMVCQKKTSEWRGKRHTSRYYRCSSTQNYRDRKCT, encoded by the coding sequence CTGCTTACATACTCTCTAAGAAAAGAAACTTGGTGTTCAATTGAATCACCTAATGTAAGCAAAAGCAAAAAAATAGTTAAATCTAATGATCCTATAATTGTTGAAAATTGTCATGAGCCAATTATAGATAATGATACTTTTTTACGAGCAAATGAAATAATGAAAAAACGCAATAAACAACAGACCGTTAGTAATAGGGCAAAATATCCACTAACCGGAATATCCTTCTGTGCAAAATGTGGAGGTGCGATGGTTTGTCAAAAGAAAACATCCGAATGGCGAGGGAAAAGACATACGTCTAGATACTATAGATGCTCATCTACTCAAAACTATAGAGATAGAAAGTGTACTTAA
- the gcvH gene encoding glycine cleavage system protein GcvH encodes MDFPKELRYSEEHEWVRVEGNKAYIGITSFAQSELGDIVFVELPEVGSTIQRDEPFGSVESVKTVSELYAPITGKVLEINGALEDEPELVNTSSYDKAWMIVVEVSDSSELDKLMDADKYEAMVKE; translated from the coding sequence ATGGATTTTCCAAAAGAGTTACGTTACAGCGAAGAGCATGAATGGGTACGTGTAGAAGGCAACAAGGCTTATATCGGTATTACTTCTTTCGCTCAGTCCGAACTAGGTGACATCGTATTTGTTGAATTGCCAGAAGTAGGTTCCACAATCCAACGTGATGAACCATTCGGTAGTGTAGAATCTGTTAAAACCGTATCTGAGCTATATGCTCCAATTACTGGTAAAGTATTGGAAATCAACGGTGCACTAGAAGATGAACCTGAATTGGTAAATACATCTTCCTATGACAAAGCATGGATGATCGTGGTTGAGGTGTCTGATTCCAGCGAGTTGGATAAGCTTATGGATGCGGATAAATACGAAGCAATGGTAAAAGAATAA
- a CDS encoding aspartyl-phosphate phosphatase Spo0E family protein, whose protein sequence is MENFKSKDDLQKLIELLRKELEMLYYKEGSFVHPTVLQMSQQLDEYILMFKKIRH, encoded by the coding sequence ATGGAAAATTTCAAATCAAAAGATGATTTACAGAAGCTTATAGAACTCCTCCGTAAAGAATTAGAGATGTTGTATTACAAAGAAGGCTCATTTGTACACCCAACCGTACTACAAATGAGCCAACAACTAGATGAGTACATTTTAATGTTTAAGAAGATTAGACACTAG
- a CDS encoding aspartyl-phosphate phosphatase Spo0E family protein, whose amino-acid sequence MKKVESFRLTNDLQKIIERLRQELEQLYCKEGSFSSPTVLQMSQQLDEYIVAF is encoded by the coding sequence GTGAAGAAAGTAGAGAGTTTCAGATTAACAAACGATTTACAGAAGATTATTGAACGCCTCCGTCAAGAATTAGAGCAGTTGTATTGTAAAGAAGGTTCGTTTTCAAGTCCAACAGTATTGCAGATGAGTCAACAACTAGATGAGTATATTGTTGCCTTTTAA
- a CDS encoding HAMP domain-containing sensor histidine kinase codes for MYGIKKRLVMNFTFVVLMVILVLGSSFVLGVRSFYYGGAEQALLSRINVSTTFYNKYIQYYNLQNKAKYIFEHMSQDDLAHVEIIDLDGNVILDFNGFTKRKSVLTQDVQDALKGDTGVWMGKSEDTGEHILAVSKPLTFYDSTAGVLRYVTSVEAIDKVVNQITLLVWSIGAGLVLLSLILNLILSKRIITPIVELTGAAKSMAKGDFSQRARKVGDDEVGTLAETFNYMASELEKAEEIKNDFISSVSHELRTPLTSIKGWSEVVLTGDMEDKEETRMAMQIIVKESDRLTGLVEQLLDFSRLQAGGMEIHKTELEVNQLLMDVQQQFSARAFQKEIQLVTETPDEHLIVLGDENRLKQVVINLLHNSMKFSEEHTTITIRSYREDQMVIIEVIDQGAGISEEELPRITDKFYKGKHKQSGSGIGLSLCLEIVKLHQGTLHITSKVGIGTTIQVRLPMNI; via the coding sequence ATGTATGGGATAAAAAAACGTCTAGTCATGAATTTTACCTTTGTCGTATTAATGGTAATTCTAGTACTAGGAAGTTCGTTTGTTTTAGGGGTACGTAGTTTTTATTATGGTGGTGCAGAACAAGCACTTCTTAGCCGTATCAATGTGTCTACGACCTTTTATAACAAATACATTCAATATTATAATCTGCAAAATAAAGCGAAATATATTTTTGAGCATATGTCACAAGATGATCTGGCACATGTTGAAATCATTGATTTAGATGGTAATGTGATTTTAGATTTTAACGGTTTTACCAAACGGAAAAGTGTACTTACGCAAGATGTGCAAGACGCATTAAAAGGCGACACAGGGGTTTGGATGGGGAAAAGTGAAGATACAGGTGAGCATATCCTTGCAGTATCTAAGCCGCTCACTTTTTATGATTCAACAGCAGGAGTCTTACGCTATGTGACCTCTGTTGAAGCGATTGACAAGGTTGTTAATCAAATAACTTTGCTTGTTTGGAGCATTGGAGCTGGTCTCGTCCTTCTATCTCTTATTTTAAATTTGATTTTATCTAAGCGGATTATAACTCCTATCGTTGAGCTTACGGGTGCGGCCAAGTCAATGGCAAAAGGTGATTTTAGTCAACGAGCTAGGAAGGTAGGAGACGATGAGGTTGGAACGTTGGCTGAAACCTTTAACTATATGGCTAGCGAATTAGAGAAGGCTGAGGAAATCAAGAACGACTTTATTTCTTCTGTCTCCCACGAATTGCGAACTCCCTTGACTTCTATTAAAGGTTGGTCTGAAGTGGTTTTGACGGGTGACATGGAAGACAAGGAAGAGACACGTATGGCCATGCAGATCATTGTTAAGGAATCCGATCGACTAACTGGATTAGTGGAACAATTGCTAGACTTTTCCCGTTTGCAGGCAGGAGGGATGGAGATTCATAAGACAGAGCTAGAGGTGAATCAGCTTTTAATGGATGTTCAGCAGCAATTTTCCGCACGTGCCTTCCAAAAAGAGATCCAATTGGTGACGGAAACTCCAGATGAACATTTGATCGTATTAGGAGACGAGAATCGATTAAAGCAAGTGGTGATTAATCTACTCCATAATTCAATGAAGTTTAGTGAGGAGCACACCACTATTACAATTCGCAGCTATCGGGAAGATCAGATGGTTATTATTGAAGTTATTGATCAGGGAGCTGGAATATCAGAAGAGGAATTGCCTAGAATTACGGATAAATTTTACAAAGGTAAGCATAAGCAATCAGGTAGCGGCATCGGATTATCTCTATGTTTAGAAATTGTAAAGTTACATCAGGGAACACTCCACATAACGAGCAAAGTAGGCATAGGTACAACGATTCAGGTCCGTTTACCTATGAATATATAA
- a CDS encoding redoxin domain-containing protein, translating to MRLREELPDFPGITEWVNGQVSKADLQGERAVLVHFWSVSCYMCKESLPQINEWRDKYADQGLKVIGIHMPRSEADTDIAKIKETIAQYELTHPVAIDNEMATTDAFQNEYVPAYYLFDETMALRHFQAGEKGLNMVKKRLHRILGIEED from the coding sequence ATGCGTTTACGTGAAGAACTTCCAGATTTTCCAGGCATCACAGAATGGGTAAACGGTCAAGTTTCTAAGGCTGATTTGCAGGGGGAAAGAGCAGTTCTTGTACATTTCTGGTCCGTTAGTTGTTACATGTGCAAAGAATCTCTACCACAAATTAACGAGTGGCGTGACAAGTATGCAGATCAGGGCTTAAAAGTGATTGGTATTCATATGCCGCGTTCCGAAGCTGATACAGATATTGCTAAAATCAAAGAAACAATTGCTCAATATGAGCTTACACATCCAGTAGCGATTGATAACGAGATGGCAACAACAGATGCGTTCCAAAATGAATATGTTCCTGCCTACTATCTGTTTGACGAGACAATGGCACTTCGCCATTTCCAAGCAGGTGAAAAGGGCTTAAATATGGTCAAAAAACGTTTGCATCGAATTTTGGGTATTGAAGAGGATTAG